In one Saimiri boliviensis isolate mSaiBol1 chromosome 3, mSaiBol1.pri, whole genome shotgun sequence genomic region, the following are encoded:
- the C3H4orf36 gene encoding uncharacterized protein C4orf36 homolog, translated as MAYGLPRKNTVKTILRGCCYNVQEPWDLALLTKTWYTNLANISLPFLEEISFGGSVQLTKYNPVKDGLLPSAESIKLEREYEAKRLCKLKYQENISEEIQLLLRERPAGLRRPLPSK; from the exons ATGGCTTATGGATTGCCAAGAAAGAACACAGTGAAAACCATTTTGCGGGGCTGTTGTTATAATgt ACAGGAACCCTGGGATCTTGCACTGCTTACAAAGACCTGGTACACGAACCTAGCCAATATCAGCTTACCTTTCTTGGAAGAAATTTCGTTTGGTGGTTCTGTGCAGCTCACAAAATATAACCCTGTTAAAGATGGACTGCTCCCTTCTGCAGAAT ccaTCAAACTTGAAAGGGAGTATGAAGCGAAGCGTCTCTGTAAACtcaaatatcaagaaaatatatCTGAGGAAATTCAGCTTCTTCTAAGGGAAAGACCAGCTGGTTTGAGAAGACCTCTTCCATCTAAATGA